From Amycolatopsis sp. WQ 127309:
CCTTGTCGATCCGGTCGGCCCACAGGTCCGGGTGCACCCGGAAGTAGTGCAGGGCGCCGGACAGGATCCGGAACGGCCGGCCGTCGAGCAGGAAGTCCGTGTCCCCGATGGCGAACTCAGGCATCCGCGCCCGCCAGCCGGAGCACGGTCCAGGACAGGGGCGGCAGCGTCGCGGTGATGACGGTTCCCTTCGCGTCGGACGTCGCTGCCGGCCCGGGCAGCGGCACCGGGCCCGCGGCGCCGAGGGTTTCGGCGGCGGCGACCGCGAACCGCCCGCCGCGGAGCCGGATCTCGACGTCGGTGCTCGTCTTCGTGGCGCGATTCGTCAGGAACACCGCACCGGTGGACCCGTCGAGGGTCGCGGCGACGTCGACAAGATCGACCTCGCCGTGCTGGGCGGTCCGGATCCGGTCGCCCCCGGCGGACAACCGCAGGCTCACGCCCCGGGCCAGCGACGAGACGAGCCGGAACGGGTGGAACGTCGGCTGCCGCCAGGCCGGGCCGCCGGGCTCGGTGCGGATCGGCGCGATGGCGTTCACCAGCTGCGCCTGACTGGCCATGGTGACGCGGTCGACGTTGCGCAGCAACGAACCCAGCAGCGAGCCGACGACCACCGCGTCCGTGTGAGAGTAGTTGTCTTCGAGCAGCGGCGGGTGCTCCCGCCAGCCCCCGGCGACGAGCCGCGGCTGGTCGGTCTCGGTCCAGCGGCGCAGGTCCCAGACGTTCCACTCGTCGACGCTGATCCCGACGGGACTGCCGACCTCGTCGATGATCCCGGCCGCCGTCCGGATGTAGGCGTCCAGCGCCGACGCGCTCGCGAGGTAGCTGTCGGTGTCGCCGTCGAGCTCCTGGTAGTAGGCGTGCAGCGAGATGTGGTCGACCAGCCCGGCGGTGTGGCGCAGCACCGTGCGTTCCCACGCGCCGAACGTCGGCATGCCGGCGTGGGAGCTGCCCGCGACCACCAGCTCGACGTCCGGGTCGATCATGCGCATGACCCGCGCGGTCTCGGCGGCCAGCCTGCCGTACTCGTCGGCCGTCTTGTGCCCGATCTGCCAGGGGCCGTCCATCTCGTTGCCCAGGCACCACAGCCGGAAGCCGAACGGGCGGTCGGCGCCGTTCGCGCGCCGCCGCTCGCTCAGCTCGGTGCCGCCGGGGTGGTTGCAGTACTCCAGGACGTCGGCGGCGTCGGAGATCCCGCGGGTGCCGAGGTTGACCGCGTACATCACCTCGACGCCCGCGGCTTCGGCCCACGCCGCGAACTCGTGCAGCCCGAACCGGTTCGGTTCGACGCTGTGCCACGCGGGGTCGAGCCGGACCGGCCGGTCGGGCCCGACGCCGTCCTCCCAGCGGTACGCCGAGACGAAGTTCCCGCCGGGGTAGCGCACCACCGTCGGGCCCAGCTCCCGGACCAGCTCCAGGACGTCGCCGCGGAATCCACGGCTGTCCGAAGTGGAGTGTCCCGGCTCGTGGATCCCGGTGTACACGGCCCGGCCCAGGTGCTCGACGAACGAGCCGAAGAGGCGACGCGGGACCGGACCGACCGCCTCGCGCACGTCACCTTCGATCCGGACGCTCATCCCGCGGTGACCGTGAAACCCTGCTGGTTGCCGTAGTCGACCAGCGCCTTCTGCCACGCGGCCAGCCCGGCGTCGAGGCTCGTGCCGTTGAGGTAGGCCTGACCCACGGTGTCGGTGAAGACGCTGTTCGCGTAGGTCTGGTAGGGCAGGTACGTCCAGCCCTTCGCGACGTCCTTCGACGCCTGCGTCAGCACCTGGTTGACCTTCTGGCCACCGAAGTACGGCACGGCCTGGTCGACGAACGCGGGCGAGGTCAGGTCCGCCGTGGTGGCCGGGAACCCGCCGCTCTCGATGAACGGCTTGACGCCGTTGCCGTGGTTGAGCCAGCGCACGAACGCCGCGCCCAGCGCCGGGTTCTTGCTCTGCTTGAGCACCGACTGCGTGCTGCCGCCGTTCTCCGCGGTGACCGGCTGCCCGTCGTAGGTCGGCATCGGCGCCACCGCCCACTTGCCGGTGCCGCCGGGGACCGAGGACTTGAAGTTGCCGGGCATCCAGGCCCCGGTGACCAGCGAGGAGACGGTGCCGTCGCCGAGCGCGCGGAACCAGTCGTCGGACCACTCCTTGACCGGGGCGAGCAGCTTGCCCGCGATCAGCTGGTCCCACAGCGCGGTCCACTTCTTCGCGCCCGCGTCCGCCAGGTCGATCTTCACGTTCCGGCCGTCGGTGGTGAACGGGTGCCCGCCCGCCTGCCAGATCATGCTCAGCGCGAAGCCGGGGTCACCGGTGTCGGAGGTGATGTACTTCGTCGGGTCGGCCGCGTGCAGCTTCTTCGCCGCCGCGACGTACTCCTCCCAGGTCTTCGGCACGGTGATGCCGAACTTGTCGAAGACCTCCTTGTTGTAGAACAAGGCCATCGGGCCGGAGTCCTGCGGCAGGCCGTACAGCCCGTTGTCGTTCTTCACCTGGGCCCAGGTCGACGCGCTGTAGTCCTTTTCGAACGCCTGGAAGCCGAACTGGCCGAGGTCGGCGAGCGAGTCGGTCAGCGCGAACTGCGGCAGCGCGTAGTACTCGACCTGCGCGACGTCCGGGGCGCCGGAGCCGGCCTTGATCGCGTTCTGCAGCTTGGTGTACTCGTCCTTGTTCGTGCCCGCGTTGACGTAGTTGACCTTGACGTTGGGGAACTCCTTCTCGAACGCGGCGACCTGGTCCTTCGCCGACGGCGTCCAGCTCCAGTAGGTGATCTCGCCGCCGGCCTTCAGCGCGGCGTCGACGGAGTCCTGGGTACCGGTGGCGCCGGCCGGCCCGGACGAGCTTCCGGACGAGCAGCCGACGGCCAGCAGTGCGGCCAGCGCGACGGCGCCGAACGCCTTGGCGCGACTACGGGTGCGTGACATCGAGTGTCCCTTCACGACGGTGTGACGGTTATTGCTTGACGCTGCCCGCACTGAGCCCGGACTGCCAGAAGCGTTGCAGGAGAAGGAAAGCGACGACGAGCGGGATGATCGTGAGCAGTGAGCCGGTGAGCACCAGGTTGAACACCGGCTGCGCGCCGGCGCCGGAGGCCTGCGCGCTCCACTGGTTCAGCCCGACGGTCAGCGGGTACCACTTCGGCTCGCTGAGCATGATCAGGGGCAGGAAGTAGTTGTTCCAGGTGGACACCATGGTGAACAGCGCGACCGTCACGACGCCGGGGATCAGCTGGCGCAGCGTCACGGTGAAGAAGATCCGGAGCTCGCCCGCGCCGTCGATCCGCGCCGCCTCCATCAGCTCGTCGGGGATGGCTTCGCTGGCGTACACCCAGATCAGGTAGAGCCCGAACGGGCTGATCAGCGACGGGATGATGATGGCCAGCGGGGTGTTGGTCAGGCTGAGCTTGCTGAACATCAGGAACGTCGGCACGGCGAGCGCTGTCCCGGGCACGGCTACCGCGCCGAGGACGACGGCGAAGACCGCTTTGCGGCCGGGGAAGCGGTACTTGGCCATCCCGTACCCCGCCGCGGTGGCGAGGATCGTCGCGCCGCCGGCCCCGGCGCCGACGTAGAGCAGCGTGTTCCCCAGCCAGCGCAGGAAGATCCCGTTGTCGTAGGTGAACGTCTGCCCGATGTTGTCGAACAGCGCGAACGGGCCGCCGAACGACAGGCCCGAGCTGGTGAACAGCGCGGCCTGCGTCTTGGTCGCGTTGATCACCAGCCACACCAGCGGGACGAGGGTGTAGAGCAGGTACAGCGCCATGACCGTGGTGAGCACGCGGGACCGGCGCGGCCGCGTCACGGAGATCGCCGTCATCACATCCCCTTCCGGGCGCCGCGCAGCTGGACGACGTAGGCGATGACGGCGGTGATCGCGCCCATCACGATCGCGACCGTGGCGGAGTAGTTGTACTGCTGGCCGCCGAAGGAGAGGTTGTAGGCGTACATGTTCGGCGTGTAGAACGTGCCGATCACGTTGGGCGCCAGCGTCCGCATGATGTTCGGCTCGTTGAACAGCTGGAAGCTGCCGATGATCGAGAAGATCGTGGCGATCACGATGGCGCCCCGCAGCGCCGGGAGCTTGATGCTCGCGATGGTGCGGAACGCGCCCGCGCCGTCGATCGCCGCCGCCTCGAACAGCTCCTTCGGGATCACCTTCAGCGCGGAGTAGAAGATGAGCATGTTGTAGCCCACGAACTCCCACGTGACGACGTTGCCGATCGAGGCGAGCATCCAGTGGTCCGACAACGGTTTCACGACGTCGCGGCCGAGCAGGTGGTTCAGGTCCGCCGCGAGTCCGAAGTGGTCGCCGTAGATGAAGCCCCACATCAGCGCGGCGACCACCGCGGGCACGGCGTAGGGCAGGAAGATCACGATCCGGAAGAAGCCGGCCGCGTGCAGCCGGGCGCTGTCGATCGCCAGCGCCGCGACCAGCGCGAGCAGCAGCATCACCGGCACCTGGACGGCGAGGAACAGCAGCACCTGCAGGAAGGACGCCCAGAACTTCGCGTCGGCGAGCACGTCGGCGTAGTTGGCGGCGCCGACGAACGTCGTCCCGCCGAAGAAGGCCTGGTCGCGGAAGAGGCTGAGGCCGAACGCGTAGCCGATCGGCGCGAGGAACGTCAGCGCGAACACGACCATGAACGGGGCGACGAAGAGCCAGCCACGCCACTGCCGCCTCGATCCGCGGGTCGGTGGAGCCACGGGAGCCTCGGGAGCCACTGTGGACGTCATCGTCCCTCCGGCGGTTCGAGCTGATGTTAACGTCAACATGGACGACCGGAGGGTAACGTGTTGACGTAAACATGTCCAGGACACCCGAGGAGTCATCTGTGTCGGCTGCACCCGCCCGCCGTGGACCGTCGATGGCGGACGTGGCCCGCGAGGCCGGCGTCTCGGGCCAGACGGTCTCGCGGGTGGCGAACGGCCGGACGAACGTCGACGACGCCACGCGCGAACGCGTCCTGGCCGCGATGCGCCGGATCGGCTACCGGCCCAACAGCGCGGCCCGCGCGCTGCGCAACGGGACGTTCCGCAGCATCGGCGTGATCATCTCGGCGCTGCCGACCTTCGGGAACAGCCGCACGCTCGACGCCATCGCGGCGGCGGTCGTCGCGGAAGGGTTCTCGATCATCCTGATGCCGGTGACGCGCCCGACGCAGGGCGAGGTCACCGGCGCGTTCAGCAAGCTCAACGAGCAGGCCGTCGACGGCGTCGTCATCCTCATCGAGCAGCACCAGCTCGACCAGAGCGAGATCGAGCTGCCGCACGGACTCCCGGTCGTGGTGATCGACTCCAGCGCCCGCTACGACTACCCGGTCGTCGACACCGACCAGGCCGACGGCGCGGCGAGGGCGACCCGGCACCTGCTCGACCTCGGGCACCGCACGGTGTGGCACATCGCGGGCCCGCCGCAGTCGTACGCGGCCGAGCGGCGCCGGAAGTCGTGGCAGGCCACCTTGGAGCGCGCCGGGCGCGAGGTGCCGCCGGCGTTGACCGGCGACTGGTCCCCGGAGTCGGGCTACCGCGCGGGCCAGTGGCTCGCCACGGACCCGGCGGTGACGGCGGTGTTCGCGGCGAACGACCAGATGGCGCTCGGCCTGCTGCGCGCGTTGCACGAAGCCGGCCGGAGCGTGCCGGGCGAGGTGAGCGTCGTGGGCTTCGACGACATGGACGAGTCCGCCCACTTCTGGCCGCCGCTCACGACGATCCGCCAGTCGTTCGAGGCGGTCGGCCGCCACGCGGTGGCGGCCCTGCTCGCCGAGATCGCGGCGGACGTCGAAGCGGGCGCGCCGGTGACCGTCCCGACCGAACTGGTCGTCCGCGCCAGCACGGCACCACCGCCGGAATAGCCGGTTTCACCCCGCGTCCCAGGGGGAACTACTGGCCACCAGCCGGACGGCGAATTTGTTGCCCGGTAACGCAAATGCCGTAGTGGTGTGGACCATTCAGCCGTGTCCACCAAGGAAACGAGGACGTCATGCTCGCCATCGTCGCCGCAGTGCTGTTCGGGATCGCCCTGATCATGGAGCTCGCCGGGTTCAGCCTCGGCCCGGTCATCACCACGAGCACCCTGACCACGGCCGGGCTCCTGTGCGTCGCGCTGCACCTGGCCGGTGTCGCCACCGACCGCTCGCGCTTCAGCCGGAGCCGTCGCCGCCGCTGACCCGCCGCTAGCTCGCCGCGGGCTCCAGCGCCCGGCGCAGCACCTGGGCGAACACCTCGGGTGTCTGCGCGCCGGCGACCCCGAACCGGCTGTCGATCACGAAGAACGGCACGCCGGTCGCCCCGAGGGCCCGCGCCTGCTCGCCGTCCGCCTCGACTTCGGCTTCGTAGGTGTCGGACGCCAGCACGGCGCGGGCCTCGTCGGCGTCCAGGCCGGCTTCGGCGGCCAGCTCGACCAGCGAGTCGCGGTCGAACAGCGACCGCCGCTCGGTGAAGTGCGCGCGGTAGAAGCGGTCGACGACCTCGTCGGCCAAGCCGCGGTCGGCGGCGAGGTGGACCAGCCGGTGCCCGTCGACGGTGTTTCCCATGTGGACACCGTCGAGGTGGTACTCGAGCCCGTCGGCCGCGGCGCGCTGTTCCATCTGCGCCTCCATCTCGTCGGCCTCTTCGAGCGTCCGGCCGTACTTCTCCGAGAGCAGCTCGCGCGTCGGCCGCGACGTCCCGCGAGGGAACGACGGGTCGAGCTGGAACGAGTGGTGCACCACCTCGACGTCCACGCCGAGCTCGGCCACGGCCTGCTCGAACCGGCGCTTGCCGAGGTAGCACCACGGGCAGACGAGATCGGACCAGATGTCGACGCGCACGACGTACTCCTTGATCGGGAACTCCCACCACCGTAACCACGGGGCACCACGCACTTCAACGTAACCGTCGGCGACCTGCGGGGAATTCCCTGCGCTCAGCGGGATCCGGGCGGGTACTAGGCTGCGCCCGGTGACTGTCTCGACCGACGACATCGTCCGGCACGCGGCCCGGCTGCTGTTCGCCGGCACCCGCCTCGACCTCGGCCGGATGGCCGCCGAGCTGGGGATCTCGCGCACGACGTTCTTCCGCCGCGTCGGCAACCGCGACGACCTGATGGGCGCCGGGCTCCTGCTGCTGTCCGACCGCACCTGGCAGCAGGCGCTGGAGCGCTGGCACGCGAAGCACGGCGACGACGTCCGCGGCCCGGACGGGCGGCTGCGCTGCCTGTGGGTGATGGAGGAGTACCGCCGCGAGGTCGCCGGCAACGCGGGCATGCGCAAGCTGTTCGCGACCGAGTCGACGGTCGCGCTGCGGGTCCTGACCGACCCGCGCGGCGGCGTCCAGCCCGCCCTGGTCGACGCGCACGTCGACCTGTTCCGCGCCGACGCCGAGGCCGCCGGGCTGACCCCGCTGGTCCCGCTGCCCGACCTGGCGTTCGCCGTGGTCCGCCTGGGCGAGTCGTTCCTCTACTCCGACGTCCTGGCCGCGCGCGCGGTCGACCTGGCGGTGGCGACGACGCTGCTCGACAAACTCGTCCAAGGCGCCCTCGAGCGCTAGGTCTGGTCCTCATTCACCAACAACCGGACAATTCCTCACCCGTTCGGCCGTTGTGGAACATTTCGACGAAGTGTTTCATGGGTCGACGGGAGCGGCCCACTCCGCCTCCTCGCACGCGGCATGCGTTCCCCTGCCGTGCAACGGTTCCATCGATCCGCCGTCCGTATCCGGGCGCACTTTCGCCTGCCCGGGGAAAGAGAGCGATCCATGTCCGTACTCACCAGCCCGCCGACGTCGTCTGGCTCGGGTGAGAAAACCCGCCGCCTCGGCTGGCGCAGCAAGACCGCCGGTGTCGTGGTGGCCGCGCTGGCGCTGACCACCGGTGTCGTCGCGCCGGCCCCGGCCGCCGCGAACCCCTACGAACGGGGTCCGGCACCGACCACGTCCAGCATCGAAGCCAGCCGCGGCAGCTTCGCGACCAGCACCACCACGGTGTCCCGGCTGGCCGTCTCCGGCTTCGGCGGCGGCACCATCTACTACCCGACCAGCACGGCCTCCGGCACGTTCGGCGCGGTCTCGATCGCGCCGGGCTTCACGGCCACCCAGTCGAGCATGGCCTGGCTGGGCCCGAGGCTCGCGTCCCAGGGCTTCGTGGTGTTCACGATCGACACGATCACCACGAGCGACCAGCCCGACAGCCGGGGCAGGCAGCTACTGTCCTCATTGGACTACCTGACCCAGCAGAGCTCGGTGCGGTCGCGGATCGACAGCAGCAGGCTCGGCGTCGTCGGGCACTCGATGGGCGGCGGCGGCACCCTGGAGGCGGCGCGCTCACGGCCGTCCCTGCAGGCGGCCGTCCCGCTGACCGGCTGGAACCTGACGAAGAGCTGGTCGACCGTGCGGGTGCCGACGCTGGTCGTCGGGGCCCAGGCGGACACCGTCGCCCCGGTGGCGTCGCACTCGATCCCGTTCTACACGAGCCTGCCGTCCTCTTTGGACAAGGCGTACCTGGAACTGCGCGGTGCCAGCCACTTCGCGCCGAACTCGGCGAACACGACGATCGCGAAGTACACGCTGTCCTGGCTCAAGCGGTTCATCGACGACGACACCCGGTACGAGCAGTTCCTCTGCCCGATCCCGGGCACCAGCACGACGATCTCCGACTACCGGGGCAACTGCCCGCACGCCGGCTGACCGGTCCGCCGGGCCCGCGCTTCACCGCCGCGCGGGCTCGGTGGCCCACTGCAACAGGAACCGCAACGCGGATTCGGAGTCGGACCCGGGCTCGGCGGTGTAGGCCACCAGCCGCTGACCCGGGTGCGTCTCCACCGAGAACTGCTGGACGTCCAGCGTGACCGCGCCCGCCACCGGGTGCACGTAGGTCTTGGTCAGCTCCCGCGGCCCGCGCACCTGGTGGCTGCTCCACCACGACCGGAACTCCGCGTCCTTCAGCACCAGCTCGCCGACCAGCGCGGCCAGCACCGGGTCGGCGGGGTCCCGGCCGGCCTCCATCCGCAGCACCTCGACGCACGCGCGTGCCGCCCGCGGCCAGTCCGCGTAGCGGGAGCGGTAACCGGCGTCGAGGAACGTCAGCCGGATCAGGTTGCGCTCGGCCGGCGCCAGCGCGCCGAAGTCGATCAGCAGCGCGACGGCCGCGCGGTTCCACGCCAGCACGTCCTGCCGGCGGTTCAGCACCAGCGCCGGGATGTCGGGCATGCCGTCGAGCAGCCGCCGCAACGGGCCCGCGACCCGATCCGCCGCAGGCGGCCGGGGCGAGGTGCGCGGCGCGACGTCGGCGAGGGTGAACAGGTACGCGCGCTCGTCCGGGGCCAGCCGGAGGGCGTCCGCGAGCGCGTCCAGGATCGTGCGGGACACGCGCCGGGTGCGGCCCTGCTCCAGCCGGATCACGTAGTCCGTGCTCACGTGCGCGAGCTGCGCCAGCTCCTCCCGCCGCAGGCCGGGCACCCGCCGCGGCCGGCCGTCGTCGGGCAGCCCCGCCCGGCGCGGGTCGAGCGCGGCGCGGCGGGCCCGCAGGAACTCGCCCAGTTCGGTGCCACCCATGCCTCCAGTGTCGCACCGGTCGGCGGCCGGCTGCCTGGTACGCGCGTGCACAGGCAACACCCTCCCTGGTCCGGGGCCCGCGGAAGGCCGACGGTGGGGTCATGACCACTCCACGAATCGGTTACGGCGCGATGCGGCTCACCGGGCCGGGCCACTGGGGCGACTACCCCGACCGCGAAGGCGGCGTCAAGCTGCTGCGTCAGGTCGCCGACGCCGGCGTGACGCTGATCGACACCGCCGACGTCTACGGCCCGCACACCAACGAGCTGCTGATCCGCGACGCGCTCCACCCGTACCCGGAGCACCTGCGGATCGCGACCAAGGGCGGGTTCGTCCGCAGCGGCCCGGAGATCTCGACGATCGCCGCGCTCGGCCACCGCCAGTACCTCCGCCAGTCCGCGAAGCTGAGCGCGCGCCGTCTGGGCGTCGAGCGGATCGACCTCTACTACCTGCACAGCGGCTGGGCGCGGGACGCGTCGTTCGAGGAGCAGGTCGGCACCCTCGCCGAGCTGCGGGAGGAGGGCGTGATCGGCGACATCGGCCTGTCGAACGTGACGCTCGAGCAGCTCCGCACCGCACAGGCCATCGTCGAGGTCGCCGCCGTCACCGCGCACTACAACGTCGCGGACCGCCACGAGCAGCCGCTGCTGGACGCCGCCACCGAGGCCGGCGCGATCTTCGTCCCGTGGCAGCCGGTGTCGCTGGCCGTCCCGGGCGCACCGACGGACACCGCCGGGCCGGACGCGGTCCGCCGCGTGCTCGAGCCCATCGCCGCGCGGCACGGCGCGACCGTCTCCCAGGTCGCGCTGGCCTGGCTGCTCGGCCGCTCCCCCGCCGTCCTGCCGATCCCCGGCACGACGTCCATCGCGCACGTGCGGGAGAACCTGGCCGCCGCGGACCTCGTCCTGAGCCCCGAGGAGCACACGGCGATCACCTGACCGGCGTTCAGCAGGTGGGACGACGACGTCCGAGGGGCAGAATCGAGAGCGTCATCCCGTCCCGGATCGTGGAGGAACACCGGTGTCGCGACCCCTGCGGAAGCTCGGCTTCCTGACCATCGGCCTGTTCGACGCGGCCGACCCGCGCCGCGGCCACGAATCGACCCTCGAGATCATCGAGCTCGGGGAACAGCTCGGCTTCGACAGCGCCTGGGTGCGGCACCGCCACCTGCAGTACGGCATCTCGTCGCCGGTCGCCGTGCTGGCCGCGGCGTCGCAGCGCACCAGCCGGATCCACCTCGGCACCGCGGTGATCCCGCTGGGCTGGGAGAACCCGCTGCGGCTGGCCGAGGACCTCGCCACGGTCGACCTGCTCTCGGGCGGGCGGCTCAACCCGGGCCTGAGCGTCGGGCCGCCGATGCGCTGGGACGAGGTCAAGCCGGCCCTCTACCCGGACACCGCGGACGTCGAAGACTTCAGCTACGAGCGCGTCCAGCGGCTGCTGGACTTCGTGCGCGGCGAGCCGGCGACGGAGTTCAGCGGCACCGCGGGCTTCGAGGTGTTCTCCGACCGCGTCCAGCCGCAGGCGCCCGGGCTCGGCGACCGCCTCTGGTACGGCGGCGCGAGCCTGCGCTCGGCGGAGTGGGCCGGCAAGCACCGGATGAACTTCCTGACCAGCAGCGTCGTCAAGGCCGAAGAGGCGGACGACTTCGCGGACATCCAGCTGTCCCACATCCGGACCTTCCGCGCCGCCCACCCCGACGGCGAGAACGCGCGGGTATCGCAGGGGCTCGTCGTCGTCCCGACCGACAGCGCCACGCCGGAACAGCGCGCCAAATACGAGGCGTTCGCCGCGAAACGGCTGCCGCGCACGGAAACCCCGCAGGGCCCGGCGCGAATGCTGTTTTCCCCCGATTTCGTCGGCACTTCCGCGGAAATCGCCGAGCGGCTGCACGCCCACGCCGCATTCCGGGAAATCGACGAGGTCGCGTTCGCGCTGCCGTTCACCTTCGAGCACGAGGACTACGTCCAGAT
This genomic window contains:
- a CDS encoding alpha-N-arabinofuranosidase, encoding MSVRIEGDVREAVGPVPRRLFGSFVEHLGRAVYTGIHEPGHSTSDSRGFRGDVLELVRELGPTVVRYPGGNFVSAYRWEDGVGPDRPVRLDPAWHSVEPNRFGLHEFAAWAEAAGVEVMYAVNLGTRGISDAADVLEYCNHPGGTELSERRRANGADRPFGFRLWCLGNEMDGPWQIGHKTADEYGRLAAETARVMRMIDPDVELVVAGSSHAGMPTFGAWERTVLRHTAGLVDHISLHAYYQELDGDTDSYLASASALDAYIRTAAGIIDEVGSPVGISVDEWNVWDLRRWTETDQPRLVAGGWREHPPLLEDNYSHTDAVVVGSLLGSLLRNVDRVTMASQAQLVNAIAPIRTEPGGPAWRQPTFHPFRLVSSLARGVSLRLSAGGDRIRTAQHGEVDLVDVAATLDGSTGAVFLTNRATKTSTDVEIRLRGGRFAVAAAETLGAAGPVPLPGPAATSDAKGTVITATLPPLSWTVLRLAGADA
- a CDS encoding sugar ABC transporter substrate-binding protein, which produces MSRTRSRAKAFGAVALAALLAVGCSSGSSSGPAGATGTQDSVDAALKAGGEITYWSWTPSAKDQVAAFEKEFPNVKVNYVNAGTNKDEYTKLQNAIKAGSGAPDVAQVEYYALPQFALTDSLADLGQFGFQAFEKDYSASTWAQVKNDNGLYGLPQDSGPMALFYNKEVFDKFGITVPKTWEEYVAAAKKLHAADPTKYITSDTGDPGFALSMIWQAGGHPFTTDGRNVKIDLADAGAKKWTALWDQLIAGKLLAPVKEWSDDWFRALGDGTVSSLVTGAWMPGNFKSSVPGGTGKWAVAPMPTYDGQPVTAENGGSTQSVLKQSKNPALGAAFVRWLNHGNGVKPFIESGGFPATTADLTSPAFVDQAVPYFGGQKVNQVLTQASKDVAKGWTYLPYQTYANSVFTDTVGQAYLNGTSLDAGLAAWQKALVDYGNQQGFTVTAG
- a CDS encoding carbohydrate ABC transporter permease; this encodes MTAISVTRPRRSRVLTTVMALYLLYTLVPLVWLVINATKTQAALFTSSGLSFGGPFALFDNIGQTFTYDNGIFLRWLGNTLLYVGAGAGGATILATAAGYGMAKYRFPGRKAVFAVVLGAVAVPGTALAVPTFLMFSKLSLTNTPLAIIIPSLISPFGLYLIWVYASEAIPDELMEAARIDGAGELRIFFTVTLRQLIPGVVTVALFTMVSTWNNYFLPLIMLSEPKWYPLTVGLNQWSAQASGAGAQPVFNLVLTGSLLTIIPLVVAFLLLQRFWQSGLSAGSVKQ
- a CDS encoding carbohydrate ABC transporter permease, with the translated sequence MTSTVAPEAPVAPPTRGSRRQWRGWLFVAPFMVVFALTFLAPIGYAFGLSLFRDQAFFGGTTFVGAANYADVLADAKFWASFLQVLLFLAVQVPVMLLLALVAALAIDSARLHAAGFFRIVIFLPYAVPAVVAALMWGFIYGDHFGLAADLNHLLGRDVVKPLSDHWMLASIGNVVTWEFVGYNMLIFYSALKVIPKELFEAAAIDGAGAFRTIASIKLPALRGAIVIATIFSIIGSFQLFNEPNIMRTLAPNVIGTFYTPNMYAYNLSFGGQQYNYSATVAIVMGAITAVIAYVVQLRGARKGM
- a CDS encoding LacI family DNA-binding transcriptional regulator, producing MADVAREAGVSGQTVSRVANGRTNVDDATRERVLAAMRRIGYRPNSAARALRNGTFRSIGVIISALPTFGNSRTLDAIAAAVVAEGFSIILMPVTRPTQGEVTGAFSKLNEQAVDGVVILIEQHQLDQSEIELPHGLPVVVIDSSARYDYPVVDTDQADGAARATRHLLDLGHRTVWHIAGPPQSYAAERRRKSWQATLERAGREVPPALTGDWSPESGYRAGQWLATDPAVTAVFAANDQMALGLLRALHEAGRSVPGEVSVVGFDDMDESAHFWPPLTTIRQSFEAVGRHAVAALLAEIAADVEAGAPVTVPTELVVRASTAPPPE
- a CDS encoding DsbA family oxidoreductase, giving the protein MWSDLVCPWCYLGKRRFEQAVAELGVDVEVVHHSFQLDPSFPRGTSRPTRELLSEKYGRTLEEADEMEAQMEQRAAADGLEYHLDGVHMGNTVDGHRLVHLAADRGLADEVVDRFYRAHFTERRSLFDRDSLVELAAEAGLDADEARAVLASDTYEAEVEADGEQARALGATGVPFFVIDSRFGVAGAQTPEVFAQVLRRALEPAAS
- a CDS encoding QsdR family transcriptional regulator, with amino-acid sequence MTVSTDDIVRHAARLLFAGTRLDLGRMAAELGISRTTFFRRVGNRDDLMGAGLLLLSDRTWQQALERWHAKHGDDVRGPDGRLRCLWVMEEYRREVAGNAGMRKLFATESTVALRVLTDPRGGVQPALVDAHVDLFRADAEAAGLTPLVPLPDLAFAVVRLGESFLYSDVLAARAVDLAVATTLLDKLVQGALER
- a CDS encoding dienelactone hydrolase family protein — encoded protein: MSVLTSPPTSSGSGEKTRRLGWRSKTAGVVVAALALTTGVVAPAPAAANPYERGPAPTTSSIEASRGSFATSTTTVSRLAVSGFGGGTIYYPTSTASGTFGAVSIAPGFTATQSSMAWLGPRLASQGFVVFTIDTITTSDQPDSRGRQLLSSLDYLTQQSSVRSRIDSSRLGVVGHSMGGGGTLEAARSRPSLQAAVPLTGWNLTKSWSTVRVPTLVVGAQADTVAPVASHSIPFYTSLPSSLDKAYLELRGASHFAPNSANTTIAKYTLSWLKRFIDDDTRYEQFLCPIPGTSTTISDYRGNCPHAG
- a CDS encoding helix-turn-helix transcriptional regulator produces the protein MGGTELGEFLRARRAALDPRRAGLPDDGRPRRVPGLRREELAQLAHVSTDYVIRLEQGRTRRVSRTILDALADALRLAPDERAYLFTLADVAPRTSPRPPAADRVAGPLRRLLDGMPDIPALVLNRRQDVLAWNRAAVALLIDFGALAPAERNLIRLTFLDAGYRSRYADWPRAARACVEVLRMEAGRDPADPVLAALVGELVLKDAEFRSWWSSHQVRGPRELTKTYVHPVAGAVTLDVQQFSVETHPGQRLVAYTAEPGSDSESALRFLLQWATEPARR
- a CDS encoding aldo/keto reductase, with amino-acid sequence MTTPRIGYGAMRLTGPGHWGDYPDREGGVKLLRQVADAGVTLIDTADVYGPHTNELLIRDALHPYPEHLRIATKGGFVRSGPEISTIAALGHRQYLRQSAKLSARRLGVERIDLYYLHSGWARDASFEEQVGTLAELREEGVIGDIGLSNVTLEQLRTAQAIVEVAAVTAHYNVADRHEQPLLDAATEAGAIFVPWQPVSLAVPGAPTDTAGPDAVRRVLEPIAARHGATVSQVALAWLLGRSPAVLPIPGTTSIAHVRENLAAADLVLSPEEHTAIT
- a CDS encoding LLM class flavin-dependent oxidoreductase, yielding MSRPLRKLGFLTIGLFDAADPRRGHESTLEIIELGEQLGFDSAWVRHRHLQYGISSPVAVLAAASQRTSRIHLGTAVIPLGWENPLRLAEDLATVDLLSGGRLNPGLSVGPPMRWDEVKPALYPDTADVEDFSYERVQRLLDFVRGEPATEFSGTAGFEVFSDRVQPQAPGLGDRLWYGGASLRSAEWAGKHRMNFLTSSVVKAEEADDFADIQLSHIRTFRAAHPDGENARVSQGLVVVPTDSATPEQRAKYEAFAAKRLPRTETPQGPARMLFSPDFVGTSAEIAERLHAHAAFREIDEVAFALPFTFEHEDYVQILTDIATKLGPELGRHP